Within Fusibacter sp. A1, the genomic segment CAACCGCTGTCTCGATAACATAATTCTCTTGTTCTAAGCTGTACTTAAGCCCTTTTAACAATACGGGTTCATCATCTACTACCAATAGTTTTTTTGACATATTCACACCTCGGTTTATCTTTAACGTCTCTCTGACATTAATCTATACGCTCTCATGTTCTATATTATAGTTTTTTTCGCTAAATTTCAAGCATCAGCGGTATTTTCAATAGAAAACCTGAATGCTTTTCAAATCAACCATGACCTCTTTGTGGATATTGCTCAACTTCGTTGGACCTATCCCCTTTATATTAATTAATTGTTTTATATTTTCGAACGGTCCGACATTTGTACGGTATTCGATAATCCTTGCCGCAAGCACTTCACCGATCCCGTTTATGGAACAAAGCTCTTGGATATCCGCCTGATTGATGTCCACAGGACTTTTCTTTTTTTCAAGGGTCGGTTCTATTAAGTCCTCCGGTGCCGCTTTTGCAGCGGCATAAGCCAATTCCTTTTCAAAAGTGGGATCAACCCCCACAACCGGTTGTTCGGTTGAAGGCTTTATGTGATTCAACATCAGAAGCACAAGTCCGATCATTGCAATCGTGACCGCTTCTACAACAACTTTCTTAACCAACTCCATCTATGACAACCTCCCCTTTTTCGCAGTATATCATTTCAACTCTTTTCTGTCCTGTAAATTGGCCGATAAGAATGCAAGCAGCAGACAATCATGTTATAATGGACAAAAGTACTTGACAGGGAGATAACCATGAAAAAAAAGATAGCGATCATAGTAACCTTCATGTTGTTACTATCAGCCGTAAGTTATGCGACACCACCTGAAATCACCGCTGCTTCAGCGATACTGATCAACGCCGAAACCCAAGAGGTGCTGTTCGAGCTAAACGCCACTACACCTTTGCCGCCAGCCAGCACCACCAAGGTGATGACCGCACTTCTCATCCTTGAGAACCATTCATTGGATGAAATCGTAGATGTAGGACCTAACTTCGTCGATCCCGGCGAGAAAAAGATAGCCATCAACCATAACGAAATCTTTACCGTAGAAGAACTTCTTTACGCGGTTATCGTCGAATCCGCCAACGATGCCTCCGCAGCACTCGCAGTCTTCCATTCCGGTTCTGTAGAAGCTTTCGCAGAGGCGATGAACGAACGTGCGAAGGAGCTTGGCGCAGTGGATTCCAACTTCGTGAATCCACATGGTCTTGACGAACCCGGTCACCTTTCCACGGCAAAGGATTTGGCAATCATCTCTGCGGAGGCGATGAAGAACGCGACATTCAGATTACTGGTCTCCACACAGAGATATACCATTAATCCAACCAATATGCAGCCTAAAGCGAGAGACTATCTCTTTACGAGCAATTTTTTCATTCGAGACACCAATAAGACGATGATTTACAGGGGCCAGAAAGTAAAGATCTACGATGAACGTATCGACGGGATCAAGACTGGATATACGACAAAAGCCGGCAACTGCTTGATCTCGACTCTATCAAGCGGTGGAAACCGCTACATCAGCGTCGTTCTCGGAGCAGGCGCGGACAATCTCGTTTACGTGGATTCCAGAGGTCTGCTCGATTATGCCTCTGAAGACTTCAAGCGGCTCAGAGTAGTTTCCGAGGGCGATGTCGTCACGAACATAACCGTTCCCGGTGCCGAGAATACCGGGCTCAATCTGATCAGTCAGGATTCCATCACAAGAACAGTACCCGTCGACTTCGATGAGAGCACCATCGAAGAAAGTTTCGACTTGTATGACCTTCCCGAAGAACCTATAAAGACGGGAATGGAAATGGGTAGCTTATCACTGTCCATCGGCGGCGAAGTCATCGCCACGACAAAACTACTCGCTCAAAACGACATCGAAACAGGCGATCTGATAGGTTCTCTCTCAGAAAAGCTTTCATCCAAGCCTTTTGAATCCCCATATGACTACTTGGTTTTCGCTATCAAATTGCTCATCGCAATCGCAATATGGCGATGGATCATCGTAGGCAGAAGAAGACGCACAAAAAAACGGATCAGAGAAGAGAAGTTAGCTCAGATACGCGAAGAGATCCAAACACAGGATGAATCCAGCAACGTATACAAGCTCAGCGACAAGCGCCGAAATAGAACCTAAAAAAAAGCGCGTATTGAAGTTTTAACTTCAACACGCGCTCAGACTGTAGACAAAGTCCACGAAAGTGGTCTTTGTCTTTTTTTGTACTTCATTCAAATGTAGGGGCGATGCCTTGTGTTCGCCCTCTCTTATAACGATGTGTTCAAAGAGACGCGCATAAGAGGCGATAGCCACCACCGAATCCGTAGCAAGCCCCTGAACAAACACGCTCCCTTTGACAAACATGAGAATCTAGTTCGCTACGTGACCTAACGCCCATGTTCGCCGTCCATGGCGAAGATGGGCTCTCCGGTCGTCCTGACCTACGCACGGCCACTCCGCTCACAAATCTCTGAAGATCTGTCAGACTCGCTATAGTTTGTTCAGTGACTCGCTACTCCTTCTTTTGGTGGAGTAAGAGAAGGTGGCGCGTGTTAGAGAAAAAAAGAGAAAAACTTATGAAGGCAAAAAGGATTTCTAAGATGAATGTCGAATAAAGCTAGTATAGGCAAAAGACATTCGTTAATAGGAGTATTGTGAAAAAAGATGATGAGCAAAAAGAACTTAAATGGCAGAAACCAACTACAAATGGTGACTTTAGATAGTTTAGTTCCGAAAAATCATTTAGTGAGAAAGATAGATGCCGCAATCGATTTCGATTTTATCTACGCGTTAGTGGAGGAACTGTACTCTGTATTTGGAGCACCAAGCATTGACCCGGTCGTCCTCATAAAAATCTGTATGATTCAGTACCTCTTTGGTATCCGCTCCATGAGAAAAACAATCGAAGAAATTCAAACGAACATCGCCTACAGATGGTTCTTAGGTTATGGAATGGATGAGGAAATCCCGCACTTCTCCACCTTTGGAAAGAA encodes:
- a CDS encoding D-alanyl-D-alanine carboxypeptidase family protein, producing MKKKIAIIVTFMLLLSAVSYATPPEITAASAILINAETQEVLFELNATTPLPPASTTKVMTALLILENHSLDEIVDVGPNFVDPGEKKIAINHNEIFTVEELLYAVIVESANDASAALAVFHSGSVEAFAEAMNERAKELGAVDSNFVNPHGLDEPGHLSTAKDLAIISAEAMKNATFRLLVSTQRYTINPTNMQPKARDYLFTSNFFIRDTNKTMIYRGQKVKIYDERIDGIKTGYTTKAGNCLISTLSSGGNRYISVVLGAGADNLVYVDSRGLLDYASEDFKRLRVVSEGDVVTNITVPGAENTGLNLISQDSITRTVPVDFDESTIEESFDLYDLPEEPIKTGMEMGSLSLSIGGEVIATTKLLAQNDIETGDLIGSLSEKLSSKPFESPYDYLVFAIKLLIAIAIWRWIIVGRRRRTKKRIREEKLAQIREEIQTQDESSNVYKLSDKRRNRT
- a CDS encoding helix-hairpin-helix domain-containing protein, whose protein sequence is MELVKKVVVEAVTIAMIGLVLLMLNHIKPSTEQPVVGVDPTFEKELAYAAAKAAPEDLIEPTLEKKKSPVDINQADIQELCSINGIGEVLAARIIEYRTNVGPFENIKQLINIKGIGPTKLSNIHKEVMVDLKSIQVFY